Genomic segment of uncultured Desulfobacter sp.:
TTTCCACGGTCCTGCCGTCGGCAGACTTGGGAAGTTCAATATGATGCAGGCCAATGGTTTCCGACCGGCATAAAATGGCACCTCGCTTAATCACACTTTCCAACTCCCTGGCATTTCCTGGCCAGTCATATTTCATCAGGCAATCCAGCGCATTTTTTTCAATCCCTTTAACGGCCAAACCCATTTCCAGATTTGCCTTTTTAATGAAATGAGAGATTAAATCCGGAATATCGGATCGACGCTCGCGTAACGGGGGAATTTTCAGTGTGATCAGTTGCAATCTGTAATACAGATCACTTCTGAAACGCCCTGATTCCATCTCTTCGGGCAGCCGCCTATCTGTGGCGGTGATTATCCGGACGGAATCAATCGGGATATCTTTGTCGCCGCCTGCCCGCTGGATGGTTTTGTTCTGAAGCGCCTGCAACAATTTAATCTGCATCAAGGCATTTAACCGGCTGATATCGTCCAGAAAAAGGGTCCCGTTCCGGGCGGTTTCAAATTTTCCTTTCTTCCTTCGGTCGGCACCCGGCCAGGCGTCTTTCTCATGGCCGAATAATTCCGATTCGATAAGATGCTCAGGGATAGCACCACAGTTGACAGACACAAAAGGGGCGGCTTTGCGATTACTGCGGTTATGAACGGCACGGGCAAGCAGTTCTTTGCCAACCCCGCTCTCGCCTTCAATGAGCACCGGAACATCGTTGGTGGTCAACAAACCAATCATCTTGTAAATATCAGAGAGGGCATTAGACGAGCCGATAAGCATATCCGCCGTCCGATCCGATTCACTGATGCCGTCATCGGACACCGGAACGGATTCAGTCTCTGCCACGTGCAGTATGCGCTGAATAATCGCTTCTATCTGCGACAA
This window contains:
- a CDS encoding sigma-54 dependent transcriptional regulator, with translation MAYILVVDDEESICFAFSECIKQMGHMPLVASNVADALKVIRDQTPEIVFLDNRLPGESGLSLLEKIESMENRPQVVMMTAYGTMDTAIDAVKYGAFEYLSKPVDLSQIEAIIQRILHVAETESVPVSDDGISESDRTADMLIGSSNALSDIYKMIGLLTTNDVPVLIEGESGVGKELLARAVHNRSNRKAAPFVSVNCGAIPEHLIESELFGHEKDAWPGADRRKKGKFETARNGTLFLDDISRLNALMQIKLLQALQNKTIQRAGGDKDIPIDSVRIITATDRRLPEEMESGRFRSDLYYRLQLITLKIPPLRERRSDIPDLISHFIKKANLEMGLAVKGIEKNALDCLMKYDWPGNARELESVIKRGAILCRSETIGLHHIELPKSADGRTVEKADAVSIDGQVTVWYENRDRMFPGETKQFARIVSEVERALISNALAECNQNQLKASELLGMNRTTLRNKIKEFKI